In Podospora pseudoanserina strain CBS 124.78 chromosome 5, whole genome shotgun sequence, a single window of DNA contains:
- a CDS encoding hypothetical protein (EggNog:ENOG503Q4MV) produces MATPDVAAPSVNGVAASSRADSPADSINSSTKRKRDANDDQQDHNDKNSKPQVNGLQKCHDDQSLIRDFFDVLQSHDKTTPAILKRHLQVPAPDGEPSLKRAKSEEDEPTTIADKVSQGAYRILDDLMCDLTKAVEDQVKELKIEDGAANGDVISQTKSFKAAALELYRRELSYPKLPQSLPAVRPGQKETGSEGSLVLSTFGQAPNLRPLFTSLQHPASPDGVVKPLGDGQLPNGVTATKIYPDVCAASDKNARSLTLGELFPSPRNLPPLQPPKAPKNTTKSNVLTFYHPELTEKSKYRSGTYFSQPLSTGHWLDYSNATPAIHAKTKQRERAQSLAGVKPSSVELELSEMEALFRGAFSSFAPSKDDSAAIVPSSLISRIWWQRVGRRNFEKMNEEAFDEKEEENAVDPALVTEIDDDLVKEAIENWDSVVVDPTLDEVLGKRSDGEKEVEDLLDEVTDMIETLSSFQRNRNLTVPTSQDRYSADPNNGDMLRNGNASQQPSEEEMMTYETLKAQLALIIQSLPPYAVARLNSDRLEELAVSTKIEVRSDDYRGVMEEDEPARLARQAAQAATNAVQRQAHRTPSVSSATYGNHQYPGQFQPSARPIANAQHFPQTPVRPQQNMFPRAPSTVPIPQPHHQVQPRQPPPTQYRPAPGPQMYAPQLAKAQGPYGHSGVPQPYVNSPTQQRMPQPPPPPHSNYMGQQGAPRYPQQGYQQSFPQHQQIHPQHQQHPQHQQVPHHQPLAQHPPQHPHNPQHPPQHGQQAPFPAYANGGPMQRTISPQIPQQNPYGQSPNPPQQHQQLPHGRPPYGPGTPGMPPNNVQQRGPYPASPNMMQGGNRPSSSLTGFATVMPEVQQRQVMEQARARADAEQRVSGHMGKVAQGEVVGLAGIGLGGQMDVHKMAAANKMQIGNNGASPGLKMAMHQPSPTPPMNGTQTPVPVPHVPSPMQGVVPTPSPGPQGPFVKPTMP; encoded by the coding sequence CCACGACAAGACCACTCCAGCCATCCTCAAGCGCCATCTCCAAGTTCCCGCCCCCGACGGTGAGCCCTCCCTCAAAAGAGCCAAAtccgaggaagacgagcCGACCACCATTGCCGACAAGGTGTCACAGGGGGCCTACCGAATTCTCGACGACCTGATGTGCGATCTCACCAAGGCGGTAGAAGACCAGGTGAAGGAACTCAAGATTGAAGATGGTGCTGCCAACGGGGACGTCATCAGCCAGACGAAATCCTTCAAAGCCGCGGCTTTGGAGCTGTACCGACGAGAGCTGTCGTACCCCAAATTGCCCCAATCTTTACCGGCGGTGCGACCTGGCCAAAAGGAAACAGGATCTGAGGGTAGCTTGGTCTTGTCGACGTTTGGTCAAGCCCCGAATTTAAGGCCACTTTTTACCAGTCTGCAACATCCTGCTTCACCCGATGGAGTCGTCAAGCCCTTGGGAGACGGGCAGTTGCCCAATGGAGTTACTGCGACCAAGATTTACCCAGACGTGTGTGCGGCCAGCGACAAGAATGCCCGTTCGCTGACACTAGGAGAGCTGTTCCCTTCCCCAAGAAACCTGCCACCTCTGCAACCACCAAAGGCGCCCAAGAACACCACTAAGAGCAATGTTCTTACCTTTTACCACCCCGAGCTTACCGAGAAATCCAAGTATCGTTCTGGCACTTATTTTTCCCAGCCCCTCTCCACTGGACACTGGCTGGATTACAGCAACGCGACACCGGCCATTCACGCCAAAACCAAGCAGCGCGAACGAGCCCAGAGCTTGGCAGGAGTCAAGCCTTCATCAGTTGAGCTGGAACTGTCGGAAATGGAAGCGCTTTTTCGAGgcgccttctccagcttcgcCCCGAGCAAAGATGACTCGGCTGCGATTGTGCCTTCGAGCCTCATCAGCCGGATTTGGTGGCAGCGGGTTGGTCGACGAAACTTTGAAAAGATGAACGAGGAGGCGTTCGatgagaaggaagaggagaatgCTGTCGATCCCGCTTTGGTAACCGAGATTGACGATGATTTGGTCAAGGAAGCCATTGAGAATTGGGATTCTGTGGTTGTTGACCCTACTTTGGATGAGGTACTCGGAAAGAGGTcggatggggagaaggaggtggaggacctTCTCGACGAGGTGACTGACATGATTGAAACACTATCCTCTTTCCAGCGGAACCGCAACCTGACTGTACCGACCAGTCAAGACCGGTACTCAGCCGACCCCAACAATGGCGATATGCTGCGCAACGGCAACGCCTCGCAACAGCCAAGTGAGGAGGAAATGATGACGTATGAAACGCTCAAGGCACAGCTTGCCTTGATCATCCAGAGCCTGCCTCCCTACGCCGTCGCTCGTCTCAACTCGGACAGGTTGGAAGAGCTGGCTGTCAGCACCAAGATTGAGGTTCGGTCAGATGACTACAGGGGTgtcatggaggaggatgaaccAGCACGCCTTGCGCGACAGGCCGCTCAAGCTGCAACAAACGCCGTCCAGCGCCAGGCGCACAGGACCCCGAGCGTTTCTTCCGCCACATATGGCAACCACCAATATCCCGGTCAGTTCCAACCGTCGGCCCGTCCCATCGCCAACGCGCAGCACTTTCCACAAACACCGGTTCGGCCTCAGCAGAACATGTTCCCGCGGGCCCCGTCTACCGTCCCGATCCCGCAGCCGCATCACCAAGtccaaccccgccaacccccccctaCCCAGTACAGGCCAGCACCGGGGCCGCAAATGTATGCACCGCAGCTTGCCAAGGCCCAAGGGCCCTATGGCCATTCTGGTGTTCCTCAGCCCTACGTCAACAGTCCCACGCAGCAACGGATGCcacaaccgccgccgccacctcaTTCTAACTATATGGGGCAACAAGGCGCACCTCGTTATCCCCAACAGGGTTACCAGCAAAGCTTTCCCCAGCATCAGCAGATTcacccccaacatcaacagcacccgCAACATCAGCAGGtgccacaccaccagccgcTGGCTCAACATCCACCGCAGCACCCACATAACCCGCAGCACCCGCCACAACATGGGCAGCAGGCGCCTTTCCCAGCCTACGCTAATGGCGGACCTATGCAGCGGACTATTTCTCCGCAGATTCCACAACAGAACCCATATGGACAATCGCCAAACCCGCcgcaacagcatcagcaacTACCCCATGGGCGCCCACCTTATGGACCTGGTACTCCTGGGATGCCGCCCAACAACGTGCAGCAGCGCGGGCCTTATCCTGCCTCGCCAAACATGATGCAAGGGGGCAACAGACCGTCTTCGAGCCTTACTGGCTTTGCAACCGTTATGCCCGAGGTACAGCAGCGCCAGGTCATGGAGCAAGCTCGCGCCAGAGCGGATGCGGAGCAGCGTGTGAGTGGACACATGGGCAAGGTTGCTCAAGGCGAAGTTGTGGGCTTGGCAGGGATTGGTCTCGGTGGGCAGATGGACGTCCATAAGATGGCAGCCGCCAACAAGATGCAAATAGGCAACAACGGGGCGTCACCAGGGCTCAAGATGGCCATGCACCAACCAAGTCCGACACCTCCCATGAATGGCACACAGACACCGGTGCCCGTACCGCATGTTCCCAGCCCGATGCAGGGCGTTGTTCCAACCCCGAGCCCCGGACCTCAGGGGCCCTTTGTCAAGCCGACCATGCCTTGA